The stretch of DNA TGTTACCGTAAGGCACTGTAATGAAATTCATTCTCTCAATCGATTTTGATTTTGCTCCCAAAACCTTACCGTGTTTTTTGTTGAAATATTCACTTATCGGATTCAGAAATATCAAAGCTATAATTGCCGTAATGGCATTAGTTATCGTATCAAAACTAATCAGTAGTATGCTAGAATTTGATATGTACTGCTGTAAAAAGGGTATGATATAAGGAACTATAAAGAAAAATAATAATGCACTCGCAATATTGAAATAAGTATGAAAATTAGCAACAATTCTTGTAGATTTATTACCGATAAATGAAGCTAGTTGTGCAGTAAAAGTAGTTCCGATATTAGCACCTAAAATCATCATTGCTGCTAACTCTAGTGGCAATCCCTTGTCGACAAGTAGAACCGAAATAGCAATCGATGCTGATGAAAAATGAATTACCAAGGTAAGGATTAGACCAAAAATAATAAACAATAAATAACGAGCATAAATCCAGCTATAGTCGGTGTACAGGTAAGTTTGCAGAATTTGTATATCGGTAATATCGGGTAAAAAAGCTTTGAGGAAATAAAGGGCAAAAAAAATCATAGTGAATCCGATCATTACCCCGCCAATTAATCGCCTGTTTCTATTGTATGAGGTATAAAAAGGCACTGCAATAATAAGTAAAGGCAAAGCCAAATAAAGCAAATTGAACTGTAGGCCTGCAAAAATCAACCACAACGTAAGAGTTGTGCCTATATTTGCGCCGATAATTAAACTAAAAGCTTTTTTGAGATTGATAAGACCAGCATTGACAAAACTCAAGAAAAAAATACTCGCAGCAGAAGACGATTGTATCGATGTGGTGAAAATTGTACCAGTAACAAAGGTGGTAAAATTGTTACGCGTTAATTTATTTAGGGTGAGTTGAAAACCATCACCAGAGATTGCCTGTAAATTATCACTCACCATTTTCATGGCATAGATAAATAGCGCAACAGCTCCCAAAACTTGTAATATGATGAAGAGTATTTGCATTTTGATAAATGTTTACAAAATTAAGGTTAGCAATGTAAACTCTATGTTAATCTTTGCTGCTGAAGAAATTTGTGGAGTGTTTAAGTTTTAAGGCTTTGATTATCAAACTCTAAAAATAGAGTTGGAAAAATGTCATAAAAAAAGTATCTCAAGTATTTGCAAGATTCAAAAATCAGCACTAATATTGCACCACGAAAAACGAGAAGTTCTTAAATATCAAGAATTACTTTTGCCGATATAGCTCAGTTGGCCAGAGCACGTGATTTGTAATCTCGGGGTCGTGGGTTCGAATCCCTCTATCGGCTCAATGTAAAGTAATGCAAAATTACCCTTTTGGGGAGATACTCAAGCGGCCAACGAGGACGGACTGTAAATCCGTTGGTATTCACCTTCGCAGGTTCGAATCCTGCTCTCCCCACAAATAATACAGTTACTTTTTATTTATGTAAGTGTGTTGAAAGTAGAAAATGGACTAAAATATACCTTAGTCCATTTTTTATTTTTAAAAAATTATTGAAGTGCCTGTTCTGTCTTAATAGAATTGAGGGATTTCTTTATTATTTTAATAAATTTTCAATAAACGAACGAGAATATACACGTCCTACATGTTTGATGAATCGAACAAAATCTATGCTCGATTCGTCATTTGCTTCATCAGAAATAACTCGCATTACACAAAACGGTATAGAGAATTCGTAGCAAATTTGTGCAATTGCTGCACCTTCCATTTCTACGCAAAGAATATTCTGAATTCGTTGATTTAATTTTTCTTTTTGTTTAGTGGTAGAAAAAAACAAGTCGCCTGAAGCAATCAAACCAAAATGAATTGTGGGATGATGCAAGTGGAATTCGTCTTTTTCTGCTTCTGTAAAAGAATTTGTTAGTAAGGTATTGTTTGCTGCCTTTCTGCTTCTTTCTAACAACTTAGTGTCTACCTCGAAATAAGTTTTTCCTAAAAGAGGTATTTCGTGGCGTGGCATCAACGGGGATGCGTTCATGTCATGTTGTATTAATTTCCTAGCCAAAACTATATCGCCAATTTTCACGTCAGGATGAATCGCACCTGCAACGCCTGTGAAAATTAATTGGGTAATATTGTAATGTAAAATCAAAGTACTTACCGTTGTTGCTGCGGCTACTTTTCCGATTCTAGAGTATGCTAAAACCACTTCGTGCTTACCAATCTTCCCGATATAGAAAGTTCTTTTGCCTATTTTTTCTTCTCGTTTATTTTCTATTAATGGGATTATATAGTTGATTTCTTCGGGTATTGCGCCTAAAATTCCGATTCGTTCATGCTTCATTATTTTTTATATTTATAAATGGTACAATAAATCTCGTACGCCAAAATCCAAGGCAAACAAATCAAAATCAAAAAATCATTGGCTATTTTTTTCATGTGGTAAACTTACAACGAAAGTCAGAATCTATAAAATACGTTATCTTTTTCTTGTGAAAATTGTTCAAAATATTTCTTTTCATAAACCCAAAACTTCTAAAGTTATTGCTAATCTTCGAATCGGAATGTTCCGAATCAATAAGATTACTTGTAACTTTGTAGTAATAAAAAACTAAAATTATCATGAAGCAATTTATTTCTGTAAACGATGTAGAGAATATTGATCAATTATTAGAAAAAGCTTTAGAAATAAAAGCAGATCCATTTGGGCAGCAAGCAGTTGGGAAAAATAAAACGATTGGTCTAATTTTTTTCAATCCCTCTTTACGTACTCGTTTAAGCTCTATCAAAGCAGCGTATAATTTGGGTGCAAATGCATGGGTTCTAAATGCTGGAGCAGACTCTTGGACGCTAGAGATGGGTGACGGAACAGTAATGAATGGTGATACACAAGAGCATATAAAAGAAGCAATTCAGGTGATGAGTGCGTATTGTGATGTGTTGGGAGTGAGAACTTTTCCGAAATTGGAGCAAAAAGAAGAAGATTATAGTGAGGCAATGTTTAATAAAGTAAAAGATCTTTCTTCGGTGCCGGTAGTTTCATTAGAGAGTGCAACGTTACACCCATTGCAATCATTTGCAGATCTTATTACAATTGCCGAAAAAATAAATTATAATCCAGCAAATCCGCCAAAAGAAAAGGTAAAGGTTGTCATGACTTGGGCGCCGCACCCTAGAAGGTTGCCGCAAGCTGTCCCAAATTCATTTGCCGAATGGTTTACGAAAGTAGATTGGGTAGATTTTACAATAGCTCAGCCAAAAGGGTATGAGTTGGATGCTAAATTTACTCATGGTGCAAATATTGTTTACGACCAAGAAGAAGCACTGAAAGGAGCAGACTTTGTTTATGCAAAAAATTGGTCTTCGTATGAGGATTATGGTGCAATAATACCTCAAGAAAAAGATTGGCAAGTGACCATCGATAAGATGAAACTTACCAACGACGGAAAGTTTATGCATTGTTTGCCGGTAAGAAGAAATGTTGTGGTAGCAGATGAGGTGCTCGATTCGTCGTATTCTATCGTGATAGAGGAAGCAACAAACAGAATATATTCAGCGCAAACTGTATTTCATGAGATATTAAAAGGCTTGAAGTAATTAATTTAGAATATTATTTCTGTATTATCTAATTACGTAAGATATTTTTCTAAAATATACTCTTTAAATGAAAATTAGTAGAAAAATATTTTATTTATGTAAAAAGTAAGCTTATCTTTGTCGGAGCAAAACTTATAGAAAGCGATGAGAATTTTTATTTGTCATTCAATGTACTCAACAAGATGCATGATTTCTAATTGGGATCATGGCGGGAGTTCTATGTGGAGTGACAAGAAAAAAGTCGAGTCGTAAAACAAGTCCCGTTATTTAAAAAAAAATAACGGGACTTTTTTTATTAATAATAAAAATTAAACAAAATGAAGCCTAGTAAACAAGTATCTGTCAGAATTTGGCCGTTGCAAAACAACACTATCCTTAAAAATCAATTGTTAACCTATCGTATGTACGGGAAACAATTAGGTTCTGCACCTGTAATTGTAATAAATCATGCGATGCATAGCGATTCTGACTGTTTGTTGCATTGGGAGGGAATTTTGGGTGAGAAGAAAGCAATTGACCTTGATTTCTATACTGTTATCTGTTTTGATGTGCCAGGGAAAAGTACCAATGAAATAACATATTATAGGAAGAATAACGTGAAAGCTCGTGACATTGCTGTATTGTTTTGGCTAGCATTGTTCGAATTGGGTGTGGAAGATATTTTTGCTATTATTGGAGCCGATTTGGGAGGAGGGATTGCTTGGGAAATGGCAACTCTCTTTCCAAAAAGAATTCAGAATCTTTTGCCAATTGCCGCTTTGCCACTTGTGAAAGATTGGTTAAAAAATTATCCTGTCGTAAAAAATGAATGGTATAAAGAGCTTTTTCTATCGGTAAATATTGCAGAAAATAGAAGAAAATGGAATGAG from Weeksella virosa DSM 16922 encodes:
- a CDS encoding Na/Pi cotransporter family protein; the protein is MQILFIILQVLGAVALFIYAMKMVSDNLQAISGDGFQLTLNKLTRNNFTTFVTGTIFTTSIQSSSAASIFFLSFVNAGLINLKKAFSLIIGANIGTTLTLWLIFAGLQFNLLYLALPLLIIAVPFYTSYNRNRRLIGGVMIGFTMIFFALYFLKAFLPDITDIQILQTYLYTDYSWIYARYLLFIIFGLILTLVIHFSSASIAISVLLVDKGLPLELAAMMILGANIGTTFTAQLASFIGNKSTRIVANFHTYFNIASALLFFFIVPYIIPFLQQYISNSSILLISFDTITNAITAIIALIFLNPISEYFNKKHGKVLGAKSKSIERMNFITVPYGNNANLYLNDATKNILRLAAISRRTIQTLGRMITESDDQKFKILKERVLMLENESDEIEEEITTFLMKIYNLDINESKARRINQLMVICHHLESISDIAIKMTMIHNKRRKSNSFITPNLRIHMSKMQQELNLATSFLFQNLSSPNNEIDIEKSREIEHNINRLYKAAEADLIKSIEKDKLGTLSALYYKELIQNYEYIGDHIYKANMALTKD
- a CDS encoding 5'-methylthioadenosine/adenosylhomocysteine nucleosidase, with translation MKHERIGILGAIPEEINYIIPLIENKREEKIGKRTFYIGKIGKHEVVLAYSRIGKVAAATTVSTLILHYNITQLIFTGVAGAIHPDVKIGDIVLARKLIQHDMNASPLMPRHEIPLLGKTYFEVDTKLLERSRKAANNTLLTNSFTEAEKDEFHLHHPTIHFGLIASGDLFFSTTKQKEKLNQRIQNILCVEMEGAAIAQICYEFSIPFCVMRVISDEANDESSIDFVRFIKHVGRVYSRSFIENLLK
- a CDS encoding N-acetylornithine carbamoyltransferase, coding for MKQFISVNDVENIDQLLEKALEIKADPFGQQAVGKNKTIGLIFFNPSLRTRLSSIKAAYNLGANAWVLNAGADSWTLEMGDGTVMNGDTQEHIKEAIQVMSAYCDVLGVRTFPKLEQKEEDYSEAMFNKVKDLSSVPVVSLESATLHPLQSFADLITIAEKINYNPANPPKEKVKVVMTWAPHPRRLPQAVPNSFAEWFTKVDWVDFTIAQPKGYELDAKFTHGANIVYDQEEALKGADFVYAKNWSSYEDYGAIIPQEKDWQVTIDKMKLTNDGKFMHCLPVRRNVVVADEVLDSSYSIVIEEATNRIYSAQTVFHEILKGLK
- a CDS encoding alpha/beta fold hydrolase, which codes for MKPSKQVSVRIWPLQNNTILKNQLLTYRMYGKQLGSAPVIVINHAMHSDSDCLLHWEGILGEKKAIDLDFYTVICFDVPGKSTNEITYYRKNNVKARDIAVLFWLALFELGVEDIFAIIGADLGGGIAWEMATLFPKRIQNLLPIAALPLVKDWLKNYPVVKNEWYKELFLSVNIAENRRKWNEVIQAVQANLHILCVQDLKFYNQEKEKQFYQQLKLIKPSTEFYTLDTLHNNQLILEKEQVDKVVDKILQKALRKVA